The following is a genomic window from Miscanthus floridulus cultivar M001 chromosome 14, ASM1932011v1, whole genome shotgun sequence.
GGCCCAAAAACCATATGCAGTTTTATAACCAATTTCGTCCAAACCACTTCACATAAAACGACACTTCCACGTAGCCCCAATGCTAGTTTTATTACCAATAGATAAGGTGCTGACAAATTTCATGACATGACATTAGAGTTATGAGAAAAACATAGGGTTTCAACCAAATAAAATATGGGTATACATTGGTCTAACTTCTAAGACTTTGTAATATGAGGCTCATTGCATCAAAATGGCCTTAATTCATGCATCACAATTAAATTCTATGGCCACTATATGAAACATCAAAATGAAATTATTCACTAGAGAGCCGTTTCATTCATCAAAACGAAACATTTAGAAGGATAGCATTCTAGATTTGTCATCGGTCAAAAAACTATCTTAAATTTCAAAATGTGACAAAatctatataaaaatattaatatctatattattatatataaaaTAAGTGACATAGATTCATCAGGGAAGATAGTTTCATGATATAGCTATTTGCTGTAATAAATATTAACAACCTTCTCTATAAACGTGATCAAATTTAAAATGAAGCTAGAGTAATATCTTTCTGTGACGGAGGAAATaacaaaatatttttttaagaTTGGACTTATAAAGATGAAAGGTTGAAAAAGGGTAGATCTAGCTCAAGGTGTTTTTTCTTTGAGGGAATTCCTTAtgagccattataaaagatcataATTTTCTGTGAGCCACTGAAAAAGTTCGACGGACTTTCAGTGCCACTGTTCTAATTTTTTCTTGCCCTCCATGCCATTGCCGTCAGATTGAGCTCTGACGGTgtcaactgcaggtgtgaaaagtcaaaaatacccttaggtctaaatatgccattaaattttttagcatcttaatgacttcaaatgaaaaaactcaaaactagaaagttgtagatctcgtcgagatctacaattttcatttaaaaattatcttcatttaattccgcaaaaaaaaatcatatcttatcttagaaaaatcatatcttttttgctgtattaaatgaagataatttttatatgaaaattgtagatctcgataaaatctacaactttctagttttgagtttttctatttgaagtcgttaaaatactcaaaaaaaaatttaatgacatatttagatttAAAGGTATTTTTAACCTTTCGCACGTGCAGTTTGACTGGcattgagaggaaaaaaaatatTGGAGCAAACACGCTGAAGTCTACTTTTTCTTTACCTGGCTTCATACTTGAGCAAAACCCAGTCACACGACAGCAGGGAGAAACTGTTTGCTAGGAGTAACTGCTAAGCAAAGCAAGGCCTCACCGGCTCACCGCCATCGCACTGCCGCcggtcctcctccaccaccatgtCAATGTGGCGCGCAGCCGCCGCACGCCTCCTCCTCACCCGCCGCTGGCCGTCCCCGTCCCCTccctccgccgccaccgccaccgccactgccgcTCTCTTCCTCCACGCGCGCCCcttctccccgccgccgccgcgcccggcgCAGGCGGAGCCCGAGCCGGAGGTCACGCCGGCCGCGGCGCGGCGCCTGGTGCGCCTCGTGGGCGTCGAGGCGCTGAAGCGGCGCCTGCGGGACGGCCGGGACGAGGTGGTCGGGTACGGCCAGCTCCTCGACGCCTGCGTCGAGGCCGGCGCCGCGCGCACGCACGCCGAGGCCGAGGCGCTCGCGCGGGCCCTGGACCACGCCGGCGTCGTCCTGCTCTTCCGCGACAAGGCCTACCTCCACCCCGAGAAGGTCGCATTTCTTGAGCGTTACATCACTTTGTCACTGTATCGTCATAGGTTCTTCGTCTGCAGTCTCCTCGTATCGAATTCGAAACTGCTTGCTGCTCTCGTAACGGTTTATTCCGGATTCCGATTCGGGTGAACCCTTTTTGCTATCTTGTTTCAAATTGGGTCTACATCCTTGCTAATCAGTTAAAATCGGAACTCGTTTCATAcaaatcactctttctttttttctttcttttttctcgaatacgcccAAGCGATGCCTATCATTGCAGGCAGAAAGAGTTTGAGCAATACAAGCCGTTCCACGGCCACGTTAATGTTTTGCAAGTGCTATATTTTGAAACAAACAACATTCAAGGGTGACCATCCCACCTATAGGCGAGCCAACGTTTTAAGCCCCCGTGCGCCGGCGTCGATCCACCGATCGGCCTCGACCTTGACTAGCTGCAGCACCTCGTTCACCGATGAGGATGCCTCCCTTTCTTAAAAACAAAACCACATGAAATTCCCAAAGTAATGCCCTGTTTCAGTCTTCCTATATTATTGGAGACTAACAACTGACGAAAATCCTCATTTTTTTAAGTTCAGTTACCAGATGGCTGAGGAAAACATAATATTGGGAAAATAGTCAAGATGCACACATGGAAATGGAATGCTTAGTAACGTGAGGATGCAGTTAGGAATCCTAGTCACGTGAGGATGCAGTTAGCTGTAAAGCATTGTACATGGAATTGGAGCCATGTACAGATTAACATTAGATCACATGTTCTTTGATTTGGTACCTTCCGGTCCTCCACAACTACTGTATGTTCTTCACCTACCCTGATCAGAACAAAGACCATAGTATGCGCTGTGGAAAAAGTGGAATCTTTTAATTTTTTCTTTCCACCTAAGCATCAAAGCATCCACCTGGAATTAAGGTAGTAATTTATCCTTTGAAGTGTGGACAGCACATTGACAATTATCTGAAAAGGATTGCATCACAGTGTGAGATTTTTTTTCTTCCTGTTGCTTTCAGCTGTTGCCTGTAGGAAGGTCTCAATTTCACTATTATTGACAGAGAAGATAATGAATATCCAGCCAATTTGCTTAGAGTCAAAGGTTtttcttagggcctgtttagattccaaaaaattttgcgcagtacccgtcatatcgaatcttgcggcacatgcatggagtactaaatgtagacgaaaaaaaaactaattgcacagttgggtgagaaatcgcgagacgaaacttttgaacctaattagtccataattagacactaattgctaaatacaaacgaaagtgctacagtaataaaaatccaaaaaaaatttggatctaaacggggccttagttacGTGCAAGACGAGCAAAAGGAGTCATGATGTAATCTTTCTGACTGAATCTTACATTGATTGACCATTGACCATTTTCAGGTGGTGGACCTGGTTAGAAGGGCTGTGCCACTTGCGCTATCACCAGAGAATGACCCGAGAAAAGAAGAGTTCGAGCAGCTCCAGGCAAAGAAGGAAGAGATTGACAAGCTGACGCACAAGCAAGTGCGGCGCATCCTGTGGTCTGGCTTAGGGTTCTTCATGTGCCAAGTCGGGCTCCTCTTCCGCCTCACGTTCTGGGAATTCTCGTGGGACGTGATGGAGCCGATCGCCTTCTTCACCACCGCATCTGGCCTGCTCCTCGGCTACGCCTATTTCCTCATCACCTCAAGAGATCCGACGTATCGGGACTTCATGGAGAGTCTGTTCTTGTCAAGGCAGAAAAAGCTTTGTGCAGCGCAGAAGTTTGATATGGAGAGGTACCTGGAGTTGCAGAAGCAGTGTAGGTGTCCCCTGGAAGGCCATCGCCCTCATGGTCCTAAGCTTCATGACTTGTAACACCACAGGAGCTAAACTTTATCGTACGTTACCTGCTACTTTACAGTGCACCCTCTAGGTTGCAGGATACTAGGATAGCCACTACTACACGCCCTGCATTTGAGACTACCGTTCGAGACAGAAATGTGGTCCTGACAGTGACAGACACGGGTCATATAGGAGTTATCTTCTGGCTGCATATCAAAAGGCGAACTGAATGTTCGAACCTTGCCAATATAACCTGTGTGTTTTGACAGATTGTTTTGAGGACCCTGACATGCTGAACTATGCCGGAATATGTTCCATGCATAGCCTTGCATGGTAGGATCCTTGATCCTGCCGCGGCTGCGAAGAGAGAGACTAGGGGACGAGGACGAGGGACACGGCGACCAGGAGCCGTGGTGGAGGTgagcggcggcgacggtggcagcggcgctgctgctgtTTGCCCTAGGGCTCACGTGAGAGATAGGGCAGGGAGGCTGGAGAGAGTCACGTAATGGCCCTTGAGGCCTGACAAATACTTTTGCCTTCTTAATTAATTCTCAAAGGGTCAAGGGGTATTTATCCCCTCAAACTTACAAGCAAATCAATCTCAAATCCTATAATTATGGAAATAGCCAAAATAACTATAGATGGTATATCTACGAGCGCCTGGTCCCCTTGCCGTCGGTGTGGCCTAGCCATTGGGCCTGGCCCGGTGCTGATAGGAGATGCttgtcataacatctctccctgcCTCTTCAAACAGCTCGTACTCGAGCTGAACACCGGGGTAGAGGTCTTTGAAATCCTGCAGAGGCTCCCAAATAGCGTCGTCAGAAGGGAACCCTTGCCACTGGACCAGCACATGCCAAGCGCCCCGGCGAAGCTAGGTGCGAAGCACACGCTCCGGAGTGGGAAGTAGTCGTCGGAGGGTCACCTCAAAAGGGCTTGAGCAGCCCCAC
Proteins encoded in this region:
- the LOC136506031 gene encoding calcium uniporter protein 6, mitochondrial-like → MSMWRAAAARLLLTRRWPSPSPPSAATATATAALFLHARPFSPPPPRPAQAEPEPEVTPAAARRLVRLVGVEALKRRLRDGRDEVVGYGQLLDACVEAGAARTHAEAEALARALDHAGVVLLFRDKAYLHPEKVVDLVRRAVPLALSPENDPRKEEFEQLQAKKEEIDKLTHKQVRRILWSGLGFFMCQVGLLFRLTFWEFSWDVMEPIAFFTTASGLLLGYAYFLITSRDPTYRDFMESLFLSRQKKLCAAQKFDMERYLELQKQCRCPLEGHRPHGPKLHDL